The following are from one region of the Staphylococcus schleiferi genome:
- the cobA gene encoding uroporphyrinogen-III C-methyltransferase, whose amino-acid sequence MSALNASPPKVYLIGAGPGHPCLLTKKAERCLQKADVILYDQLVHPFLLHLSSPETEWIHVGKTPYTKYIKQERINQLIVEKAQTAQTIVRLKGGDPAIFGRVAEEVETLRAHHIDYEIVPGITAASAAVSQLGKGLTERNVSTNITFTTGHFKNNEENEIDMTTLEHGGTLAIYMGIKRLPRLMHDIKNKMGIDFPVAIVFNATHPNQRVISGTVNTIVEQIEMLPERLGPGVTIVGQVVRDVQTDVANTSRNYETVLIRGERLEAIARAFDYFEAGHQVVIDDRHYSDLHASQIEKIIQLIQDTTFTQVVDL is encoded by the coding sequence ATGTCTGCCTTAAACGCGTCTCCACCTAAAGTTTATCTTATTGGCGCAGGGCCAGGACATCCCTGTTTACTAACTAAAAAAGCAGAGCGTTGCCTTCAAAAGGCAGATGTCATTTTATATGATCAGTTAGTTCATCCCTTTTTACTTCATTTGTCTTCACCAGAGACAGAATGGATTCACGTAGGTAAGACGCCTTATACGAAATATATTAAGCAAGAGCGTATTAATCAGTTAATCGTCGAAAAAGCACAAACCGCACAAACCATTGTAAGACTCAAAGGAGGCGATCCTGCTATTTTTGGGCGGGTCGCTGAAGAAGTTGAAACGTTACGTGCACACCATATTGATTATGAGATTGTTCCGGGGATTACGGCCGCGAGTGCTGCAGTAAGTCAACTAGGAAAAGGCTTAACAGAACGAAATGTATCGACGAATATTACTTTTACGACGGGCCACTTTAAAAACAACGAAGAAAATGAAATTGATATGACGACATTGGAACATGGGGGGACGTTAGCTATTTATATGGGGATTAAACGTTTGCCTCGATTAATGCATGATATTAAAAATAAAATGGGCATCGATTTTCCAGTAGCGATTGTCTTTAATGCGACACATCCTAACCAACGCGTGATAAGTGGAACAGTGAATACCATTGTTGAACAAATTGAAATGTTGCCTGAACGTCTAGGGCCAGGTGTTACCATTGTGGGACAAGTCGTCAGGGATGTGCAAACAGACGTCGCGAACACCTCAAGAAACTACGAAACAGTGTTAATTAGAGGGGAGCGATTGGAAGCGATAGCGCGTGCTTTTGACTATTTCGAAGCGGGGCATCAGGTCGTGATTGATGATCGCCACTATTCTGATTTACATGCTTCTCAAATTGAAAAAATCATCCAACTCATTCAAGATACGACTTTTACACAGGTCGTTGATTTGTAA
- a CDS encoding sensor histidine kinase yields the protein MMTEKTHDLLSFLLSYYHTTSEMIIFIDRNGKVIYMNEAAKRIISPDNDMSGISNTICGRCEGYTNEHDLRTCQNCFLHSETLGNTTFQVFMKTTDNKIEPFTATYQTIDEAQQIKAFTLQNVTAQLQRQEELYQRNMIQKTIAAQENERKRISRELHDGVVQELINVNVEMRLLKYQQDMDSLLANSRNIEGLMTKLIDDIRNLSSELRPSSLDDLGLDAAFKSYFKQLENNYGLVVNYHFDIEPERFDTEIETVVYRIVQEAVFNAMKYADVDDVDVILRKDQNYLYAEVSDQGLGFEPSDSPKGSGLGLYGMYERAELVNGHLNIETQKGKGTIVSLEVPISQK from the coding sequence ATGATGACAGAAAAGACACATGATTTATTGTCGTTCTTATTGTCGTATTACCATACGACGTCAGAAATGATTATTTTTATTGACCGCAATGGTAAAGTGATTTATATGAATGAAGCAGCGAAACGTATCATCTCGCCAGATAATGATATGAGCGGCATTTCTAATACAATATGTGGCCGATGTGAAGGCTATACCAATGAACATGATTTACGTACATGTCAAAACTGTTTTTTACATTCAGAAACGTTAGGGAATACGACTTTTCAAGTTTTTATGAAGACGACCGACAATAAAATCGAGCCTTTTACAGCCACATATCAAACGATTGATGAAGCACAACAGATTAAGGCGTTTACGTTACAAAATGTCACAGCACAACTGCAAAGACAAGAAGAACTTTATCAACGTAACATGATTCAAAAGACGATTGCAGCACAAGAAAATGAGCGGAAACGTATCTCTAGAGAACTGCATGATGGTGTAGTTCAAGAGTTGATTAATGTGAATGTTGAAATGCGCTTGCTCAAATATCAGCAAGATATGGATTCATTATTAGCAAACTCTAGAAATATTGAAGGCTTAATGACGAAATTAATTGATGATATTCGAAATTTATCATCAGAGTTGCGTCCTTCCTCTTTAGATGATTTAGGGTTAGATGCCGCATTCAAGTCTTACTTTAAGCAGCTTGAAAATAATTATGGATTAGTTGTGAATTATCACTTTGATATTGAACCAGAACGTTTTGATACTGAAATCGAAACCGTTGTCTATCGTATCGTTCAAGAAGCGGTTTTCAATGCGATGAAATATGCAGATGTTGATGATGTCGATGTCATCTTACGAAAAGACCAAAATTATCTCTATGCTGAAGTTTCAGATCAAGGTTTAGGTTTTGAACCGAGCGATTCGCCTAAAGGTTCTGGATTAGGCTTATATGGGATGTATGAACGTGCTGAGTTGGTCAACGGGCATTTGAATATTGAAACGCAGAAAGGTAAAGGCACCATCGTATCGCTCGAAGTACCAATTAGTCAAAAGTGA
- the nreA gene encoding nitrate respiration regulation accessory nitrate sensor NreA, which translates to MNQIDFSQHDYQDEIDRIRHEYEFDFAGIALPSEDHVGTKIKWRYVSGNLNERYQRIVLRHGHGVAGNVMKTGKPMVIPDTTHHEIQSSLFNFPILMSEQITALIAIPLWHNHRVKGVLLLGQRNQKPLPQIARDLSLIKGIGGLTSEDKVML; encoded by the coding sequence GTGAACCAGATTGATTTTTCTCAACATGATTATCAAGATGAAATAGATAGAATACGTCATGAATATGAGTTTGACTTTGCCGGTATCGCATTACCTTCAGAAGATCATGTTGGCACAAAGATCAAATGGCGTTACGTGTCAGGCAACTTAAATGAGCGTTATCAACGCATCGTCTTACGTCATGGTCATGGTGTGGCGGGTAATGTGATGAAGACAGGGAAGCCTATGGTAATTCCAGATACGACACATCATGAAATTCAAAGTTCACTTTTTAACTTTCCAATCTTAATGAGTGAACAGATTACCGCATTAATTGCCATACCTCTATGGCATAATCACCGTGTGAAAGGTGTGCTCTTATTAGGCCAACGTAATCAAAAACCGTTGCCTCAGATTGCACGTGACTTGTCGTTAATTAAAGGTATTGGTGGTTTAACGAGTGAAGATAAGGTGATGTTATGA
- the nirD gene encoding nitrite reductase small subunit NirD — translation MLKEKVKVAKVSELEPLIGKKVIVGDLEIGLFLTEAGEIKAIHNVCPHKQGPLSEGTVSGDYVFCPLHDQKIDLNTGEVQAPDEGCVATYPVEIVDGDIYVCLP, via the coding sequence ATGTTAAAGGAAAAAGTTAAAGTTGCTAAAGTTTCAGAATTAGAACCTTTAATTGGTAAAAAAGTCATTGTCGGAGATTTAGAAATAGGTTTGTTTCTAACTGAAGCGGGCGAAATTAAAGCTATTCATAACGTTTGTCCTCATAAACAAGGCCCTTTATCAGAAGGAACAGTGAGCGGAGACTATGTCTTTTGTCCATTACATGATCAGAAAATTGATTTGAATACCGGTGAAGTTCAAGCGCCTGATGAGGGATGTGTTGCGACTTATCCTGTTGAAATTGTAGATGGAGATATTTACGTATGTCTGCCTTAA
- the nreC gene encoding nitrate respiration regulation response regulator NreC (Involved in the regulation of the the nitrate reductase operon narGHJI) translates to MRIVIADDHAVVRTGFSMILNFQEDMEVVGTAADGVEAYQKVMKYEPDVLIMDLSMPPGESGLIATSKILDSFPNTKILILTMYDDEEYLFHVLRSGASGYILKNAPDEQLLLAIRTVYQGQTYIDPKMTTSLVKEFVQSSQDESYSNDPFKILSKRELEILPLIAKGYGNKDIAEKLFVSVKTVEAHKTRIMDKLNLKSKPELVEYALKKKLLDF, encoded by the coding sequence ATGAGAATCGTAATTGCTGATGATCACGCCGTTGTACGTACAGGCTTTTCTATGATACTCAACTTTCAAGAGGATATGGAAGTGGTAGGGACGGCTGCCGATGGCGTAGAGGCGTATCAAAAAGTGATGAAATATGAGCCGGACGTACTCATTATGGATCTCAGTATGCCGCCGGGTGAATCAGGATTAATTGCGACGAGTAAAATCTTAGATAGTTTTCCGAATACTAAAATTCTGATATTGACGATGTACGATGACGAAGAATATTTATTCCACGTCTTGCGAAGCGGGGCGAGTGGCTATATTTTAAAGAATGCGCCAGATGAACAATTATTGTTAGCGATTCGCACGGTCTATCAAGGTCAAACTTATATTGATCCTAAAATGACGACGTCTTTAGTTAAAGAATTTGTTCAATCTTCACAAGATGAATCGTACTCAAATGACCCATTCAAGATTTTATCGAAACGTGAACTTGAAATTTTACCGTTAATTGCTAAAGGATATGGGAATAAAGATATTGCTGAAAAGCTATTTGTCTCTGTTAAAACAGTAGAAGCGCATAAAACGCGTATTATGGATAAACTTAATTTAAAATCAAAGCCAGAGCTCGTGGAGTATGCATTAAAGAAAAAGCTATTAGATTTCTAG
- a CDS encoding nitrate reductase molybdenum cofactor assembly chaperone, with translation MINLDRLNSYKETLGYMSQQLIFPEKLTFHPKVFEEIFHEAHPAYPYVKQYREEMYEKSLSEIQMLYTDTFDFNKKATLYMTFNQFDTQKERGQMLAKLKVLYEMFGLEMPSSELSDYLPLMLEFLYAAQFDGDDRAQENAQLLVMIIEDGTYPMMKYLEEKGNPYRHLIKGLRETLKQCIVQVEEVRHHV, from the coding sequence GTGATTAATCTTGATCGGCTGAACAGCTATAAAGAGACGCTCGGTTACATGAGCCAGCAGTTAATTTTTCCAGAAAAGTTAACCTTCCATCCTAAAGTCTTTGAAGAAATTTTTCATGAAGCGCACCCTGCCTATCCCTATGTCAAACAATATCGAGAAGAAATGTATGAAAAGAGTTTATCTGAAATTCAAATGCTTTATACCGATACGTTTGATTTTAATAAAAAAGCGACACTCTACATGACATTTAATCAATTTGATACACAAAAAGAACGCGGACAAATGTTAGCAAAATTAAAAGTGCTTTATGAAATGTTTGGCCTAGAGATGCCTTCATCTGAGCTGTCAGATTATTTACCATTGATGTTGGAGTTCTTATACGCTGCCCAATTTGACGGGGATGACAGGGCACAAGAAAATGCACAATTATTAGTGATGATTATTGAAGATGGCACGTATCCGATGATGAAATATCTTGAAGAAAAAGGCAATCCTTATCGTCACTTAATTAAAGGTCTTAGAGAAACGTTAAAGCAATGCATTGTACAAGTCGAAGAGGTGAGACATCATGTTTAA
- the narI gene encoding respiratory nitrate reductase subunit gamma, whose protein sequence is MFNQFLWVIFPYLCLAIFVIGHIVRYQYDQFSWTAKSSEFIEKKQLKWGSLMFHLGIIPVFFGHVVGLLIPAHWLTAIGVNNHIYHIGAVYIGSIFGIITLIGMLLLTARRVTKQNVRRLSSASDIFVNFLLLLIVFIGCYATLVTNATTPDFDYRQTISIWFRGLFTLRPDASLMVSVPLTFKLHILLGFTIMACWPFTRLVHVWSVPLSYASRSYIIYRKHKI, encoded by the coding sequence ATGTTTAATCAATTTTTATGGGTGATTTTCCCGTACCTCTGTCTTGCAATCTTTGTGATTGGTCATATTGTTCGCTACCAATATGATCAGTTTTCATGGACTGCAAAATCGAGTGAATTTATTGAAAAGAAGCAACTTAAATGGGGCAGTCTCATGTTTCATTTAGGGATTATTCCTGTATTTTTCGGTCATGTCGTTGGATTGTTGATTCCAGCACATTGGTTAACGGCAATCGGTGTGAACAATCATATCTACCATATCGGAGCGGTGTATATCGGAAGTATTTTTGGTATAATAACGTTAATCGGTATGTTGTTGTTAACTGCAAGACGCGTGACTAAACAAAATGTGCGCCGTTTAAGCTCTGCATCAGACATTTTTGTCAATTTCTTATTGTTATTAATTGTTTTTATTGGATGTTATGCCACATTAGTGACAAATGCAACGACACCTGACTTTGATTATCGACAAACGATTTCAATATGGTTTAGAGGTTTATTTACGTTGCGCCCTGATGCAAGTCTCATGGTAAGTGTTCCGTTAACATTTAAATTGCATATTTTACTTGGCTTTACGATTATGGCATGTTGGCCGTTCACACGTCTTGTGCACGTGTGGAGTGTCCCTTTATCTTACGCGAGTCGCAGTTATATTATTTATCGTAAACACAAAATTTAA
- the narH gene encoding nitrate reductase subunit beta: MKIKAQVAMVLNLDKCIGCHTCSVTCKSTWTNRPGAEYMWFNNVETKPGIGYPKRWEDQEQYKGGWTLNKKGKLELKSGTRLNKIALGKIFYNPDMPVIKDYYEPWTYNYEHLTTAKPAQHSPVAKAHSLMTGQRMDLDWGPNWEDDLAGGHITGPQDPNIQKIEEEIKFNFDQTFMMYLPRLCEHCLNPSCVASCPSGAMYKRDEDGIVLVDQEACRGWRYCMTGCPYKKVYFNWKTNKAEKCTFCFPRVEAGIPTVCSETCTGRMRYLGVLLYDADRVQEAASAENEQDLYEKQLDLFLNPYDEAVIEQAEKDGISQEWIEAAQNSPIYKLAIEYKLAFPLHPEYRTMPMVWYCPPLSPIMNYFEGQNAGNNPDAIFPAIEEMRLPVQYLAELFTAGDTKAVKGSLQRMAMMRSYMRAQNTGREFDMSRLERVGLTERQAKDMYRLLAIAKHEDRFVIPTSHKEQYMDTYAAQGSQGYGGEHFGANCDGCGVPVGAGGKTGREIYNDNFYGGIFRD; the protein is encoded by the coding sequence TTGAAGATTAAGGCGCAAGTGGCAATGGTTCTGAACTTAGACAAATGTATCGGATGTCATACATGTAGTGTGACGTGTAAAAGTACTTGGACAAATCGACCTGGCGCAGAATATATGTGGTTTAACAATGTAGAAACAAAACCGGGTATCGGCTATCCAAAACGATGGGAAGATCAAGAACAATACAAAGGGGGATGGACATTAAACAAAAAAGGTAAGCTGGAGTTAAAGTCAGGAACACGCTTGAACAAAATAGCACTTGGTAAAATTTTCTATAACCCAGATATGCCAGTGATTAAAGATTACTATGAACCTTGGACATATAACTATGAGCACTTAACAACAGCTAAACCTGCCCAACATTCTCCAGTCGCAAAAGCCCATTCATTGATGACAGGACAGCGCATGGACTTAGACTGGGGTCCTAACTGGGAAGACGACTTAGCAGGCGGACATATTACGGGCCCTCAAGATCCTAACATTCAAAAAATTGAAGAAGAAATTAAATTTAACTTTGATCAAACGTTTATGATGTATTTACCTCGCCTTTGTGAACATTGCTTAAACCCAAGCTGTGTCGCATCTTGTCCATCTGGGGCAATGTACAAGCGTGATGAAGACGGTATCGTCTTAGTTGATCAAGAAGCGTGTCGTGGTTGGCGTTACTGTATGACAGGTTGTCCTTATAAAAAAGTATACTTCAACTGGAAAACAAATAAAGCAGAAAAATGTACATTTTGTTTCCCTCGTGTGGAAGCAGGAATTCCGACAGTTTGTTCTGAAACATGTACAGGTCGTATGCGTTATTTAGGGGTCCTATTATACGATGCGGATCGCGTTCAAGAAGCAGCTTCTGCTGAAAATGAACAAGACTTATATGAAAAACAATTGGATTTATTTTTGAATCCTTATGACGAAGCGGTTATTGAACAAGCTGAGAAAGATGGTATTTCTCAAGAATGGATTGAAGCAGCTCAAAATTCACCGATTTATAAATTGGCAATCGAATATAAGTTAGCGTTTCCATTACATCCAGAATATCGTACAATGCCGATGGTTTGGTATTGTCCGCCATTAAGTCCAATAATGAATTATTTTGAAGGACAAAATGCCGGAAACAATCCTGATGCTATCTTCCCAGCAATTGAAGAAATGCGCTTGCCTGTTCAATATTTAGCAGAACTTTTCACAGCTGGCGATACAAAAGCTGTGAAAGGATCACTTCAACGTATGGCTATGATGAGAAGTTATATGCGTGCACAAAATACAGGTCGTGAGTTTGACATGTCTCGCTTAGAACGTGTCGGTCTCACAGAAAGACAAGCAAAAGACATGTACCGTTTGTTGGCGATTGCGAAACATGAAGATCGCTTTGTGATTCCAACGTCACATAAAGAGCAATACATGGACACTTATGCAGCGCAAGGCAGTCAAGGCTATGGTGGTGAACATTTCGGCGCGAACTGTGATGGTTGTGGTGTGCCTGTAGGTGCAGGTGGTAAAACAGGACGTGAAATTTATAACGACAATTTCTATGGAGGGATTTTCCGTGATTAA